Proteins found in one Lonchura striata isolate bLonStr1 chromosome 25, bLonStr1.mat, whole genome shotgun sequence genomic segment:
- the NBR1 gene encoding next to BRCA1 gene 1 protein isoform X4 produces the protein MNVYEKNPSHALQLHEKNMTEKLVLLKDEKKPLLQYSTIAQGLEEELKNNQELTIQQKSKQTGTESTNENPPEWFTSYLETFREQVVKETVERLEQKLYEKLVHCSQPADVCESSFAAAPAESPSGSGGSSQCDWLISCCSCQARIVGVRYQCSLCPAYNICEECEAGTYAHDPNHVLLKLRRPIPCSADSYSLAELTPRLPATLEQVRLQKQMDKRFLKAEKQRLRAEKKQRKAEVRELKKQLKLHRKIHLWNSIHVLETNGSPTLKSESVQPNTFLSPNQPFQAIVPTLSAVFVDENLPDGTHLKPGTKFIKHWRMKNTGNVEWSSDTKLKLMWGNLTLASAEKKDVIVPSLPAGQVGTVSVEFVAPNIEGTYTSHWRLSHRGEQFGPRIWCSIVVDPSPAADYVENDWKDSDSCQKSNAARTKQDASSETETGAQLIGEIAEQTEISLPTVPLKIKNLPSEREFYIPSVDLLTAQDLLSFELLDINIVQELERVPHNTPVDMTPCMSPLPRDSPLLEKPGLDQIEEENEGSGFKLVPGMAEACLSGDSSVVKVKAEHALNQEEGEEDMSGTQFVCETVIRSLTLDAAPDHKPPQKNPKILQNSLQTLQDTFSCSTITEESPMINSNSKKEAKIHQLEPVTENSCGDLLLSNESTSPRSGISNCDEEEDDKDDVQSQCSSASSEEYIIILPECFDTSRPLGDSMYSSALSQPGLEKTGEPETVAENAEGGSQPQIQRVSDTVTTSQMAAVPLTPADVDSLPQAQRNLSSLQNSIFQESNTPASERISSASHDHIQREEPSGEDTHGPGSSAFLTKFTEYPRYPQGSSIAGELVKGALSVAASAYKALFAGPPIIEQQPAAPEEQTASLLSSLCEMGFCDRQLNLQLLKKHNNNMIEVVTELLQISNRDWCSRC, from the exons ATGAATGTCTATGAAAAGAACCCTTCTCATGCTTTGCAactacatgaaaaaaatatgacAGAAAAGCTGGTGCTTCTTAAAGATGAGAAGAAACCACTTTTGCAGTATTCCACGATAGCTCAGGGATTagaggaagaattaaaaaataaccagGAGCTGACCATTCAG caaaaGTCAAAACAGACCGGAACAGAAAGCACAAATGAAAATCCTCCAGAATGGTTTACTAGCTACTTGGAAACA tTCAGGGAGCAAGTGGTTAAGGAGACTGTTGAGAGGCTGGAGCAGAAGCTGTATGAGAAGCTCGTTCACTGCAGTCAGCCTGCAGATGTTTGTGAGAGCTCCTTTGCAGCAGCGCCTGCCGAGAGCCCGTCGGGGAGCGGCGGCAGCAGCCAGTGTGACTGGCtcatctcctgctgcagctgccaggctcGCATTGTCGGGGTGCGCTACCAGTGCAG CCTTTGTCCAGCCTACAATATCTGTGAAGAGTGTGAGGCAGGAACGTATGCACATGACCCAAACCACGTCTTGTTAAAGCTGCGCAGACCCATCCCCTGCAGCGCTGACAGTtacagcctggcagagctcaccCCACGCCTGCCTGCCACTCTGGAGCAAGTCAG GCTCCAGAAACAGATGGACAAAAGATTTCTGAAGGCAGAAAAGCAAAGATTGCgagcagaaaagaaacagcGAAAAGCAGAGGTCCGAGAGCTCAAAAAGCAGCTAAAATTGCACAGGAAAATTCATTTGTGGAACTCTATCCATGTATTGGAAACAAATGGCTCACCTACTCTGAAATCTGAGAGTGTTCAGCCTAACACCTTCCT GAGTCCTAATCAACCCTTCCAAGCAATTGTCCCAACACTAAGTGCAGTATTTGTGGATGAGAATTTGCCTGATGGTACTCACTTGAAACCAGGAACAAAGTTTATTAAACATTGGCGAATGAAAAATACTGGCAATGTGGAATGGAGCTCAGACACAAAG TTGAAGCTTATGTGGGGTAATCTGACCTTGGCATCTGCTGAGAAGAAAGATGTGATAGTGCCATCCCTTCCAGCTGGACAAGTAGGAACTGTTTCAGTTGAGTTTGTAGCTCCCAACATAGAAGGAACTTACACTTCTCACTGGAGACTGTCACACCGAGGGGAACAGTTTGGGCCAAGGATCTGGTGCAGTATTGTTGTGgatccctctccagctgctgaCTATGTAGAAAATGATTGGAAGGATTCTGACTCCTGTCAGAAGAGTAATGCTGCCAGAACCAAACAG gatGCTTCctcagagacagaaacaggTGCTCAGCTGATAGGTGAAATTGCAGAGCAGACTGAAATATCTCTGCCAACTGTTCCTTTAAAGATCAAAAATCTGCCAAGTGAGAGAGAATTTTATATCCCATCTGTTGATCTCCTCACTGCACAG GATTTGCTGTCCTTTGAGCTGTTGGATATCAATATTGTGCAGGAATTGGAGCGAGTGCCCCACAATACTCCTGTTG ACATGACTCCATGCATGTCCCCTTTGCCACGTGACAGCCCCTTGCTGGAGAAACCTGGCTTAGATCAGAtagaggaggagaacgaggggAGTGGATTTAAACTAGTGCCTG GAATGGCAGAAGCCTGCCTTTCTGGGGACTCTTCTGTGGTGAAAGTCAAAGCTGAGCATGCATTGAACcaggaggaaggggaagaagaCATGAGTGGAACTCAGTTTGTCTGTGAAACAGTAATTCGATCTCTGACCCTGGATGCTGCACCTGACCACAAGcctccacaaaaaaaccccaaaatcctccaga ATTCTTTACAAACACTGCAAGACACCTTCAGCTGCAGTACAATAACTGAAGAATCCCCTATGATAAATAGTAATTCCAAAAAGGAAGCAAAGATTCATCAGTTAGAACCAGTGACAGAAAATTCATGTG GGGACCTTCTACTGTCTAATGAGAGCACAAGCCCCCGTAGTGGTATTAGCAATTGTGATGAAGAGGAAGATGATAAGGATGATGTTCAGAGTCAGTGCTCCTCTGCTTCCTCAGAGGAATACATCATTATTCTCCCTGAGTGCTTTGACACCAGTCGGCCATTGGGTGACTCCATGTATAGTTCAGCTCTTTCTCAGCCTGGTTTGGAAAAGACAGGAGAACCTGAAACAGTAGCAGAGAACGCAGAAGGGGGAAGCCAGCCACAGATCCAGAGGGTCAGTGATACAGTGACAACTTCCCAAATGGCTGCAGTACCATTAACCCCAGCAGATGTGGACAGCTTACCCCAGGCACAAAG GAATCTTTCATCTCTTCAGAATTCTATCTTCCAAGAATCAAACACACCAGCTTCAGAGCGTATCTCTTCTGCTTCTCATGATCACATACAAAGAGAAG AACCCAGTGGTGAAGATACTCATGGGCCAGGATCTTCTGCATTTCTCACTAAGTTCACAGAATACCCGAG GTACCCTCAAGGCAGCAGCATTGCAGGAGAACTCGTGAAAGGAGCTTTGTCAGTTGCTGCTTCTGCCTACAAAGCATTATTTGCTGGACCACCCATTATTGAACAG cagcctgcagctccAGAAGAGCAGACTGCCTCTCTGCTGTCCAGTCTGTGTGAGATGGGATTCTGTGACAGGCAGTTaaacctgcagctgctgaagaaACACAACAATAACATGATTGAAGTGGTGACTGAATTGCTTCAGATCAGTAACAGAGACTGGTGCAGTAGGTGCTAA